The following are encoded together in the Psychrilyobacter piezotolerans genome:
- a CDS encoding GGDEF domain-containing protein, with product MKLKVWKTLVINIILMIIFVSIVVMVSLKMNITEFDLNYFILPIFFAILFGSIITYLSMKRTRHLEERIKEKTKELKHYPSMDDMTNTYNRRMGLKMLKNHFSLSKRDKNSLSVCLIDLNGLKSVNHTFGHTKGDELIRDVAEMLRSSIRESDIISRMGGDEFLTILPECDIAGARKVMKRLREKIRIYNEDSQKSNSKSYSESISFGISESSYHDKKTVEYLLLEADNKMNIMKKKKRAISHYSEGSSDNVLIFKLWVIVL from the coding sequence ATGAAATTGAAGGTGTGGAAGACTTTAGTTATAAATATTATTTTGATGATAATTTTCGTATCTATTGTGGTGATGGTGAGTCTAAAAATGAATATAACGGAATTTGACTTAAATTATTTTATTCTGCCTATTTTTTTTGCCATCTTATTTGGATCTATCATTACATACTTATCTATGAAGAGAACCAGGCATCTAGAGGAAAGGATAAAAGAAAAAACAAAGGAACTTAAACATTATCCATCCATGGATGATATGACCAATACCTATAACAGAAGAATGGGATTAAAGATGCTGAAAAATCATTTTAGTCTCTCAAAGAGGGATAAAAACAGCTTGTCGGTATGCCTCATAGATCTCAATGGACTAAAATCTGTGAATCACACCTTTGGTCATACCAAGGGAGACGAGCTCATAAGAGATGTCGCTGAAATGCTGAGATCCAGTATAAGGGAATCGGATATTATCTCCAGGATGGGGGGAGATGAATTTCTAACAATCCTTCCTGAATGTGATATAGCAGGGGCAAGGAAAGTTATGAAACGATTAAGAGAGAAGATAAGGATATATAATGAGGACTCCCAAAAAAGCAACAGTAAAAGTTACAGTGAATCCATAAGCTTTGGAATTTCGGAATCTTCCTACCATGATAAGAAGACTGTGGAATATTTGCTGTTAGAAGCAGACAATAAGATGAATATCATGAAGAAAAAAAAGAGAGCGATCTCCCATTACTCAGAAGGAAGCAGTGACAATGTTTTAATCTTTAAACTCTGGGTAATTGTTTTATAA
- a CDS encoding PH domain-containing protein, whose translation MTNNKQKFTAMVKIPNESSKRDIDFLLKGDEVVLLTYRSIEDMVFFTEKKLITLDLQKTAEKKIQYMCIPYSKIISFSVETTQSFDLDSELKFWLSGLGEFGISFGRGTDIREIITLINDSMEY comes from the coding sequence ATGACAAATAATAAACAAAAATTTACAGCAATGGTAAAAATACCAAATGAGAGTTCTAAAAGAGATATAGACTTTCTTTTGAAAGGGGATGAAGTGGTGTTATTAACTTATCGTTCTATTGAAGATATGGTATTTTTCACCGAAAAAAAATTAATAACACTGGATCTTCAAAAGACTGCAGAAAAAAAAATCCAATATATGTGTATTCCATACTCAAAAATAATATCTTTTTCTGTTGAAACCACCCAGTCATTTGATTTGGATTCAGAATTAAAATTTTGGTTATCTGGATTGGGAGAATTTGGGATTTCTTTTGGCAGGGGAACAGATATAAGGGAAATTATCACATTAATAAATGATTCCATGGAGTACTAA
- a CDS encoding GNAT family N-acetyltransferase, which produces MEIKKPFKSHLPQLEEFFKTVISDTAAKEEIKIPDFVDEEVKEKMKYCEDYFKKGSNISILIALDGEKIIGTISSSYCDSDIKSVIKDLKKDSMKIGTVYIHPSYQRKGLAKILLNEMYKILRSKNVEKFYLDSGYKSAQRYWTKNLGEPFFTAKDYWGPKMDNLIWKVKL; this is translated from the coding sequence ATGGAAATAAAAAAACCATTTAAAAGTCATCTTCCTCAATTAGAAGAATTTTTTAAAACAGTTATATCTGATACTGCCGCAAAAGAAGAAATAAAAATTCCAGATTTTGTAGATGAAGAAGTAAAGGAAAAAATGAAGTATTGTGAGGATTATTTTAAAAAGGGTAGTAATATATCTATCTTAATTGCTCTGGATGGAGAAAAAATAATAGGGACTATATCATCTTCATATTGTGATTCAGATATAAAGAGTGTGATTAAAGATCTCAAGAAAGATTCTATGAAGATAGGAACTGTATATATCCATCCTTCCTATCAGAGAAAAGGCCTTGCAAAAATTCTTTTAAATGAAATGTATAAAATACTAAGATCTAAAAATGTAGAAAAATTTTATTTGGATTCCGGTTATAAAAGTGCCCAGAGGTATTGGACTAAAAATTTAGGAGAACCATTTTTTACAGCTAAAGATTACTGGGGACCAAAAATGGATAATCTGATTTGGAAAGTTAAATTATGA